One window of Cohnella hashimotonis genomic DNA carries:
- a CDS encoding O-antigen ligase family protein, protein MMHKGILRLSTVLGGGLLFACFLGWAAYRQGLFYDADLYGAEAALIVLAAGAVAASAIAARRALPWWALAPLGLAAAYGCAWLAGPASVKGTADSLLRWCAYGAWLTLAAMFASMRGGKAAGHAALHAAGLYFVWGGLAGWFGWIRYPDIVYRSSDAALSMTGARLAGFLQYPNACGAVAAFYTLALWQLLNRPGRAASGFAAVSLVPALTALLLTESRGAMLALAAAGFVSLLAAFRRERRGYGLAVAGIASLCAAIAARFAFGAMENGTPGDGIWALIATTALFALTARLLRPPEATRALKALARLRRLLTGVWGGAAVFAICAAIAYLLLASGGGSGGRAEGNLETAGARTLYYADALRMFADRPLLGAGGEAWRMQVGLYQSGPYIGNEVHSGYLEVLIDTGAIGFAALLAMLAVFAVILWRREGAGRVWGPAAVLLLHAGIDFDWSYAYIWLLLLFWLALHLSLPARQPSPVRPLASTGAVAAETLRIFRLAGPILLLLAVAIAATAPAIRYKSAAGAYAAAQTARGDAAKLALLLDAQRHNPPWNRPRLEASQLLPAAERAAWLLEGLRYEPNSPTVHYALGMAYADAGAIGEAETHLKEALRLARFDRDSQNAVIARFANLAQQLMDEGDDEGARLAGLAGIGFFERYEALYARQYAGKSNPWSGTELFVSAKVNAARCAISAGRRAEAEPWLREALRDGDADWQREAQALLLLDDKDK, encoded by the coding sequence ATGATGCATAAAGGTATATTGCGGCTGTCGACCGTGCTTGGCGGCGGCTTGCTCTTCGCTTGCTTTTTAGGCTGGGCCGCATACAGGCAAGGACTCTTCTACGACGCGGATCTGTATGGCGCAGAGGCCGCGCTGATCGTCTTGGCTGCCGGAGCGGTCGCAGCTTCTGCGATTGCAGCCCGACGTGCGCTTCCCTGGTGGGCGCTGGCGCCGCTGGGACTTGCGGCCGCCTACGGCTGCGCATGGCTCGCAGGTCCGGCGTCCGTTAAGGGGACGGCGGACAGCCTGCTGCGATGGTGCGCATACGGCGCGTGGCTGACGCTGGCGGCGATGTTTGCCTCAATGCGCGGCGGCAAAGCGGCAGGGCACGCAGCCTTGCATGCCGCAGGCTTGTACTTCGTATGGGGCGGGCTGGCAGGCTGGTTTGGCTGGATTCGTTATCCGGATATCGTCTACCGGTCGTCGGATGCCGCATTGTCGATGACCGGCGCGAGGTTGGCCGGCTTTCTTCAATATCCCAACGCCTGCGGCGCCGTAGCGGCGTTCTACACGCTCGCGCTGTGGCAGCTGCTCAACCGGCCGGGTCGCGCAGCAAGCGGTTTTGCGGCCGTGTCGCTCGTGCCTGCGTTGACCGCGCTGCTGCTGACCGAGTCTCGCGGCGCCATGCTTGCACTTGCCGCGGCAGGCTTCGTGTCGCTGCTCGCGGCTTTTCGCCGGGAACGTCGGGGCTACGGCCTGGCGGTCGCAGGCATCGCCTCGCTTTGCGCCGCAATCGCCGCCAGATTCGCGTTCGGCGCAATGGAGAACGGGACGCCGGGAGACGGCATCTGGGCGCTGATCGCTACGACGGCGCTATTCGCTTTGACGGCACGGCTGCTGCGGCCGCCCGAGGCTACAAGGGCGTTGAAGGCTCTGGCGCGGCTGCGTCGGCTGCTGACCGGCGTATGGGGCGGCGCGGCTGTATTTGCGATTTGCGCAGCGATCGCTTACCTGCTGCTTGCCTCCGGAGGTGGCTCCGGCGGACGGGCGGAAGGCAACCTGGAGACGGCGGGCGCACGCACGCTATATTATGCGGACGCGCTGCGCATGTTCGCCGACCGCCCGCTGCTGGGCGCAGGAGGAGAAGCCTGGCGCATGCAGGTGGGCTTGTACCAGAGCGGTCCGTATATTGGAAACGAGGTTCATAGCGGCTACCTGGAAGTGCTCATCGACACGGGGGCGATCGGTTTTGCCGCGCTGCTTGCCATGCTGGCCGTCTTTGCGGTTATCCTTTGGCGGCGTGAAGGAGCCGGGCGCGTTTGGGGACCGGCTGCAGTGCTGCTGCTGCACGCAGGCATCGATTTCGATTGGTCCTATGCTTATATCTGGCTGCTGCTGCTCTTCTGGCTGGCGCTGCATTTGTCGCTTCCGGCGCGACAGCCCTCGCCCGTGCGGCCGCTTGCGTCTACGGGCGCCGTTGCCGCGGAGACATTGCGCATCTTCCGCCTCGCCGGTCCGATCCTTCTGCTGCTCGCGGTTGCGATCGCCGCCACGGCGCCGGCCATCCGCTACAAGTCGGCGGCCGGCGCGTACGCAGCGGCGCAAACCGCCCGAGGCGATGCGGCGAAGCTTGCGCTGCTGCTCGATGCTCAGCGGCACAATCCGCCGTGGAACCGTCCGCGTCTCGAAGCTTCGCAGCTGCTGCCGGCGGCCGAGCGGGCCGCATGGCTGCTGGAAGGGCTGCGGTACGAACCGAATTCGCCGACCGTGCATTACGCGCTTGGAATGGCATACGCGGACGCGGGCGCAATTGGGGAAGCGGAGACGCATTTAAAGGAGGCGCTTCGCCTTGCGCGCTTCGACCGCGATTCGCAAAATGCGGTCATCGCCAGATTCGCGAATCTGGCGCAGCAGCTCATGGATGAAGGGGACGACGAAGGCGCCAGGCTTGCGGGGCTCGCTGGCATCGGCTTTTTTGAACGGTACGAAGCGTTGTACGCGCGGCAATATGCCGGCAAGTCCAACCCGTGGTCCGGCACCGAGCTGTTCGTCTCCGCGAAGGTCAACGCTGCGAGATGCGCGATATCGGCCGGCCGCCGCGCAGAAGCGGAGCCATGGCTTCGGGAGGCGCTGCGGGACGGGGACGCGGACTGGCAGAGAGAGGCGCAGGCCTTGCTGTTGCTTGATGACAAAGACAAATAA
- a CDS encoding thioredoxin family protein, translating to MSQQLAHKFNQGISPRAFMDGMEKNKEDFNANYDSFTWPDAKSQEFFESLNNRDDLRAMIITADWCGDALRSVPVVFRAFETAGIPTEVMIIEQHFDLIDQHLTLGGRSIPIVLVTDTGGALLGKWGPRPQHVQDVMIAFKEANPDNQAPTYQDNLSVARKEIVKQYGDASEYTPVILWELQDVLERV from the coding sequence ATGAGCCAACAGCTCGCACACAAGTTTAACCAGGGCATCTCGCCGCGCGCTTTTATGGACGGGATGGAGAAGAACAAAGAAGACTTTAACGCTAATTACGACAGCTTCACATGGCCGGACGCGAAGAGCCAGGAGTTCTTCGAATCGCTTAACAACCGCGACGACCTTCGCGCCATGATCATCACCGCGGATTGGTGCGGCGACGCGCTGCGCAGCGTACCCGTCGTTTTCCGCGCGTTCGAGACCGCAGGCATCCCAACCGAGGTCATGATCATCGAACAGCACTTCGACCTGATCGACCAACATCTGACATTGGGCGGACGCTCGATTCCGATCGTCCTCGTCACGGACACCGGCGGCGCGCTTCTCGGCAAGTGGGGACCTCGCCCGCAGCACGTCCAGGACGTCATGATCGCTTTCAAGGAAGCGAATCCGGACAATCAGGCACCTACTTATCAGGACAATCTGTCCGTCGCGCGCAAAGAGATCGTCAAGCAATACGGCGATGCCTCCGAGTATACGCCTGTCATCCTTTGGGAACTGCAGGACGTGCTCGAACGCGTCTAA
- a CDS encoding SAF domain-containing protein, with amino-acid sequence MNRGRQIRISVSAAVLSGLLVYGVYLLQMRQIRLTETIEVVVPKQFVPAGTSLGREMLTKLRLPSGAVTDEMIVDMDDADGLESSVPLGGGEPLLRWKLDKFRLLPRLGEATFQVPRDYVKSVSSGIRAGDRAIVYLSAEGGASRRLFAEPVVVAAVKTASNQEIDNPKSSNLLSMAEGDKERMYASRRDANGSIDAVNLNLTEAQWLELDNACKEGKSKLIVAFDASSFESGEASGS; translated from the coding sequence TTGAACAGAGGAAGACAGATACGGATCAGCGTTTCCGCGGCCGTATTATCAGGTTTGCTTGTTTACGGCGTTTATTTGCTGCAGATGAGGCAGATCAGGCTGACGGAGACGATAGAGGTTGTCGTGCCGAAGCAGTTCGTGCCCGCCGGCACGTCGCTCGGCCGGGAGATGCTGACGAAGCTTCGCTTGCCTAGCGGCGCAGTTACCGATGAGATGATCGTCGATATGGACGATGCGGACGGGCTGGAGTCTTCCGTGCCGCTGGGCGGCGGGGAGCCGCTGCTCAGGTGGAAGCTGGATAAATTCAGACTGCTGCCGCGGCTCGGCGAAGCGACCTTTCAGGTGCCGCGGGATTACGTGAAGTCCGTCTCCAGCGGCATCCGGGCGGGCGACCGGGCGATCGTATATTTGTCTGCAGAGGGTGGCGCCTCGCGTAGGCTGTTCGCGGAGCCTGTCGTCGTGGCAGCGGTCAAGACCGCTTCGAATCAGGAGATCGACAATCCGAAGAGCTCGAATCTGCTGTCCATGGCCGAAGGCGACAAAGAGCGGATGTATGCCTCCAGGCGGGACGCCAATGGCAGTATCGACGCGGTCAATCTCAATTTGACCGAAGCGCAATGGCTCGAACTGGACAACGCGTGCAAGGAAGGGAAGTCCAAGCTGATCGTCGCCTTCGACGCGTCGTCGTTCGAGTCGGGGGAGGCGTCGGGCTCATGA
- a CDS encoding alpha/beta fold hydrolase, with the protein MARNRLTLKNGLEVSYLDEGQGVPLLLLHGYCGSAGYWDDVLPLLSAHARVIAPDARGHGESAATEGTYTMEQLADDAAQLLDALDIGQAFVLGHSMGGYTALALAERAGDRLLGLGLLHSTTFPDDDNGKANREKVAARISREGMQGHIRDLVPKLFAADNLAPLQAQVERALTIGFGTSAEGGIGAALGMKERPDRRGVLEALESPILLLAGESDNVIGPDKRFPVDGPGVTLRLLEGAGHMGMMEQPTAFAEAILAFVAEAKRGEADV; encoded by the coding sequence ATGGCTCGCAACCGATTGACATTAAAAAACGGTCTGGAAGTCTCGTATTTGGACGAGGGACAAGGCGTCCCCTTGCTGCTGCTCCACGGCTACTGCGGCAGCGCAGGTTACTGGGACGACGTGCTGCCCCTGCTGTCGGCGCATGCGCGGGTCATAGCTCCCGATGCGCGCGGCCACGGTGAGTCCGCGGCGACCGAAGGGACGTACACGATGGAACAGCTTGCGGACGATGCCGCGCAGCTGCTGGACGCCTTGGATATCGGACAAGCGTTCGTGCTGGGCCATTCCATGGGAGGCTATACGGCGCTGGCGCTGGCCGAGCGCGCGGGTGACAGGCTGCTGGGTCTGGGCTTGCTGCATTCCACGACTTTTCCGGATGACGACAACGGCAAGGCGAACCGGGAAAAGGTGGCGGCGCGCATCTCCCGGGAGGGCATGCAGGGACATATTCGCGATCTCGTTCCGAAGCTGTTTGCCGCGGATAACCTGGCGCCGCTACAAGCGCAGGTCGAACGTGCGCTGACGATCGGCTTTGGCACTTCCGCGGAAGGCGGCATCGGAGCGGCTCTCGGCATGAAGGAGCGTCCCGACAGGCGCGGAGTGCTCGAAGCGCTCGAGTCGCCGATTCTGCTTCTCGCTGGCGAGTCCGACAACGTGATCGGGCCGGACAAGCGATTCCCGGTCGACGGACCTGGGGTGACGCTTCGTTTGCTCGAGGGCGCGGGGCATATGGGCATGATGGAGCAGCCGACAGCCTTCGCAGAAGCGATTCTGGCATTCGTTGCCGAAGCGAAGCGGGGCGAAGCCGATGTTTGA
- a CDS encoding DedA family protein → MDTIHEWLNQLLHWIESLGYFGIVIGLAIEVIPSEIVLGYGGYLVWKGDVNFWGAVACGVIGALIQQWILYAIGRYGGRPIVDRYGKFLHLKPKHVDKSEQWFQKYGPIIVFTARFVPVMRQVISIPAGMARMNLALFSGLTLLASIPWSILFVWLGKSLGDNWEQIDEKAAPYVRPIILIALAALIVYFVYIYLRKRGKSI, encoded by the coding sequence ATGGATACGATTCACGAATGGCTTAACCAGTTGCTGCATTGGATTGAAAGTCTCGGTTATTTCGGGATTGTTATCGGCCTCGCCATCGAGGTCATCCCCAGCGAGATCGTGCTCGGCTACGGCGGCTACCTGGTCTGGAAGGGAGACGTCAATTTCTGGGGCGCGGTCGCATGCGGCGTTATCGGGGCGCTGATCCAGCAGTGGATTCTGTATGCAATCGGCCGTTACGGCGGCAGACCGATCGTGGACCGTTACGGCAAATTTCTGCATTTGAAGCCCAAGCATGTCGACAAATCGGAGCAGTGGTTCCAAAAGTACGGGCCGATTATCGTTTTTACCGCGCGGTTCGTGCCCGTTATGCGACAGGTCATCTCTATCCCGGCCGGCATGGCCAGGATGAATCTGGCGTTGTTCAGCGGCTTGACGCTGCTCGCGTCCATTCCATGGTCGATTTTGTTCGTCTGGCTCGGCAAGTCCCTCGGAGACAACTGGGAACAGATCGACGAGAAGGCCGCGCCTTACGTTCGTCCGATTATCCTGATCGCGCTCGCGGCACTTATCGTTTATTTCGTTTATATCTATTTGCGCAAGCGGGGCAAATCCATTTAA
- a CDS encoding class I SAM-dependent methyltransferase has protein sequence MSAETITEELNDLVRGAIEEGKLIQATVSQPRSKSEETRKIAVRPVLLKGELRYQFERFAGAKALHQNLAPGEAAAELLRLVERDYRQALLKTPDNDIQILVNKKGKAVILRSAPTAKAAETGGVLESTPSHNRTKTYVLPEGEPVPFLEALGVMTPEGRVIKAKYDKYRQINRFLEMVSDVISHLPTDRELTIVDFGCGKSYLTFALYHLLAIKERLPVRIIGLDLKADVIADCSKLADRLGWDRLRFAVGDIADYADTDRVDMVVTLHACDTATDAALLKAVGWQASVILSVPCCQHELMRQIEQPLLKPLLRHGILKERFSALVTDAVRAQLLEVSGYKVQMLEFIDLEHTPKNLLIRAVRSGSPVSPQTLRDYEKFRDFLSISPYMENNMELKAETK, from the coding sequence ATGAGCGCGGAAACGATAACGGAAGAATTGAATGACCTCGTCCGGGGAGCGATCGAAGAGGGCAAGCTGATTCAGGCGACCGTCAGCCAGCCCCGCAGCAAGTCGGAGGAGACGCGCAAGATCGCCGTCCGCCCCGTCCTACTGAAGGGCGAGCTGCGCTATCAGTTCGAACGGTTCGCCGGCGCGAAGGCGCTGCATCAGAACCTGGCGCCCGGCGAAGCGGCCGCCGAGCTGCTGCGTCTCGTCGAACGCGATTACCGGCAGGCGCTGCTGAAGACGCCCGACAACGACATACAAATTCTCGTCAACAAAAAGGGCAAAGCCGTTATTCTCCGCAGCGCGCCGACAGCCAAAGCGGCTGAAACCGGGGGCGTCCTTGAGTCAACGCCTTCGCACAACCGGACCAAAACGTATGTGCTTCCCGAGGGCGAGCCGGTGCCTTTCCTAGAAGCGCTCGGCGTCATGACGCCCGAGGGACGGGTGATCAAGGCGAAATACGATAAGTATAGGCAGATCAACCGGTTTCTCGAGATGGTATCCGATGTCATTTCCCATTTGCCGACGGACAGGGAGCTAACTATCGTCGACTTCGGCTGCGGCAAATCTTATTTGACGTTCGCGCTGTACCATTTGCTTGCGATCAAGGAACGTCTGCCCGTACGGATTATCGGACTCGATCTGAAGGCCGACGTCATCGCGGACTGCTCGAAGCTGGCCGACCGGCTGGGCTGGGACCGCCTGCGGTTCGCGGTAGGCGATATCGCCGATTATGCCGACACCGACCGGGTAGACATGGTCGTGACGCTGCATGCCTGCGATACGGCGACAGACGCGGCGCTGCTCAAGGCAGTGGGCTGGCAGGCTTCGGTTATCTTGTCGGTGCCTTGCTGCCAGCACGAGCTGATGCGCCAGATCGAGCAACCGCTGCTTAAGCCGCTGCTGCGGCACGGCATTTTGAAGGAACGGTTCTCCGCGCTCGTCACCGATGCGGTGCGGGCACAGCTGCTTGAGGTATCTGGCTACAAGGTGCAAATGCTGGAATTTATCGATTTGGAGCATACGCCCAAAAATCTGCTGATCCGGGCCGTGCGCAGCGGTTCGCCTGTGTCCCCTCAGACTTTGCGGGATTACGAAAAGTTTCGGGATTTTTTATCCATTTCGCCTTATATGGAAAATAATATGGAATTAAAAGCGGAAACGAAATAA
- a CDS encoding GGDEF domain-containing protein, translating into MDNRGLLTGLAAAALVSAAVGAAGLAHRYMASTGHYALWEAAGFALVLFPAFGLLGRRYDRLKQRADRDSLTGLWNRGFAHRCIVGLLKQAEARRKRLAVMLIDLNDFKLINDGLGHAEGDRAISMAAGALEESAVRGEIVCRWGGDEFLLLCPYADRQEAECLKRAIDERMEGLSLHSGLRLSASCGYAFYPEDGTTLAELSAAADRRLYDSKHLAKLQSEPHRLEA; encoded by the coding sequence ATGGATAATCGCGGACTCCTGACCGGGCTGGCCGCCGCCGCGCTGGTAAGCGCGGCCGTCGGCGCGGCGGGATTGGCACACCGGTATATGGCTTCGACAGGGCATTATGCATTGTGGGAAGCTGCGGGCTTCGCGCTTGTTTTGTTTCCCGCCTTCGGCTTGCTCGGCAGACGATACGACAGGTTGAAGCAGCGTGCGGACCGCGACAGCTTGACCGGTCTATGGAACCGTGGCTTTGCGCATCGCTGCATCGTGGGCCTCTTGAAGCAAGCGGAGGCGCGCCGCAAGCGCCTGGCAGTCATGCTGATCGATCTGAACGATTTCAAGCTTATTAATGACGGGCTCGGGCATGCCGAGGGAGACAGGGCCATTTCGATGGCAGCGGGCGCACTGGAAGAATCGGCCGTCCGCGGCGAGATCGTTTGCCGTTGGGGCGGCGACGAGTTTTTGCTGTTATGTCCTTATGCCGACCGGCAGGAGGCGGAGTGCCTGAAGCGCGCGATCGACGAACGCATGGAGGGCTTGTCTTTGCACAGCGGGCTCCGCTTGTCCGCATCCTGTGGGTACGCCTTCTATCCGGAAGACGGAACGACGCTGGCGGAGCTGTCGGCTGCGGCGGACCGGCGTCTGTATGACAGCAAACATCTCGCCAAGCTTCAGTCGGAGCCGCACAGGCTCGAAGCGTAA
- a CDS encoding histidine kinase N-terminal 7TM domain-containing diguanylate cyclase — MEFLRPDFLLFVCLFVLLGLFIALNPISRTHKVYLAFHFIMMLWPLGQVGVRSTDIPSYQHFYLTVSFVALSLLGPGWLAFVLFLTRRTHYLRRPPRMLAFLMPAFLCAASAIVNPFSQFLKPENGQYGDREYGPLFWIMTFVQFAYFFIALLHMFNAHRTVRSLNERKQLATSLLGMFVLTVFAVLDLLFNVVLSPWLGVVQGLTSAGIVLSDICFVIAIYRYGVFDLVDTAKHKIYEQVETGIIVIDEGCKVLDFNRSAVGFAQPVKGETFDLERFLMSGQPANDVSDFLFKYRHHPGEKIRTEILLTNGHYKSVSLQISPLLDQFKSLQGRIVAFFDVTEQRKLIDEMNQKNEALHERNLELIAMQDELYRVNKKLEQAAITDGLTGCYNRTFFQHYVEHEAFLCKQRNVPFSILLFDIDHFKQINDRYGHLAGDEVLRATAEAVRSTLRSFDLLARYGGEEFTVFLPQTSREEAQKVADRIMSSVLHNKVRTAGETICVTISMGIVTEATDEEAAAGTDAVANPDDIGDVLQTLFSKADVALYKAKNEGRNRVVVS, encoded by the coding sequence TTGGAATTTCTACGGCCAGACTTTCTGTTATTCGTTTGTCTGTTTGTGCTGCTCGGCCTTTTCATTGCCTTGAATCCGATTTCCAGAACGCACAAGGTTTATCTGGCCTTTCATTTTATCATGATGCTCTGGCCGCTAGGACAGGTCGGCGTGCGCTCCACGGACATCCCCTCCTACCAGCATTTCTATTTGACCGTATCTTTTGTCGCGCTGAGTTTGCTGGGGCCCGGCTGGCTCGCGTTCGTACTGTTCCTCACGAGGCGCACGCATTATTTGCGAAGGCCGCCCCGTATGCTTGCTTTTCTCATGCCTGCGTTTCTCTGCGCGGCGTCAGCGATCGTCAATCCGTTCAGCCAATTCCTGAAGCCGGAGAACGGACAATACGGCGATCGTGAATACGGTCCGCTTTTTTGGATTATGACCTTCGTTCAATTCGCCTATTTCTTTATCGCGCTGCTTCATATGTTCAACGCTCATCGGACGGTGCGTTCGCTCAACGAGCGCAAGCAACTGGCGACATCCTTGCTCGGCATGTTCGTGCTCACGGTGTTCGCGGTGCTCGATCTGCTGTTCAACGTCGTGCTGTCGCCTTGGCTTGGTGTGGTTCAAGGCCTCACCTCGGCCGGCATCGTCTTGTCGGACATCTGCTTCGTCATCGCCATCTACCGGTATGGCGTATTCGATCTAGTCGATACAGCCAAACACAAAATTTACGAGCAGGTGGAAACGGGAATTATCGTCATCGACGAAGGCTGCAAGGTGTTGGACTTTAACCGCAGCGCCGTCGGCTTTGCGCAGCCCGTAAAGGGGGAAACCTTCGATCTGGAGCGCTTCCTGATGTCCGGTCAGCCAGCCAACGACGTTAGCGATTTTTTGTTCAAATACAGGCATCATCCCGGAGAAAAAATCCGCACGGAGATTTTGCTGACGAACGGGCATTACAAATCGGTCTCGCTGCAGATCTCGCCGCTGCTGGATCAATTCAAGAGTCTGCAAGGGCGTATCGTCGCCTTCTTCGACGTCACCGAACAACGCAAGCTGATCGACGAGATGAACCAGAAGAACGAGGCGCTTCACGAGCGGAACCTGGAGCTGATCGCGATGCAGGACGAGCTGTACCGCGTCAACAAAAAGCTTGAACAGGCTGCGATTACGGACGGTTTGACCGGCTGTTACAACCGCACCTTTTTCCAGCATTACGTCGAGCACGAAGCCTTTCTCTGCAAGCAGCGAAACGTTCCGTTTTCCATCCTTCTGTTCGATATCGACCACTTTAAACAGATCAACGACCGGTACGGTCATCTCGCCGGCGACGAGGTACTGAGGGCGACTGCCGAAGCCGTGCGCTCGACGCTCAGAAGCTTCGATCTGCTGGCGCGTTACGGCGGCGAGGAGTTCACTGTATTTTTACCGCAGACAAGCCGGGAAGAGGCGCAAAAAGTGGCGGACCGCATTATGTCTTCCGTGCTTCACAACAAGGTTCGGACAGCCGGCGAGACGATATGCGTCACGATTAGCATGGGAATCGTCACGGAAGCGACCGATGAAGAAGCAGCTGCCGGGACGGATGCCGTCGCGAATCCGGATGACATCGGCGATGTATTGCAAACGTTATTTTCTAAGGCGGACGTGGCGCTCTACAAGGCTAAAAACGAAGGACGCAATCGTGTCGTCGTCTCGTAA
- a CDS encoding cupredoxin domain-containing protein — MSKVMFISKKRIQWYIAALAIVVLGAAYAGWHRTQAASAPPPTDVQVRYIVTTEFNSTTDSGQEIEAYRWDPGTIPVKKGQPVELRITGVNGQSHPFTIEGLGVKATVTKGKTTVVRFTPKEAGTYAIVCETHSDPKDGVPMVGYLVVQ, encoded by the coding sequence ATGAGCAAAGTCATGTTTATCAGCAAAAAAAGGATTCAGTGGTACATCGCAGCCTTGGCCATCGTCGTGCTTGGCGCGGCCTACGCAGGTTGGCATCGGACGCAGGCGGCTTCCGCCCCTCCGCCCACGGACGTGCAGGTCCGTTACATCGTAACGACCGAATTCAATTCGACGACAGACAGCGGGCAGGAAATCGAGGCGTATCGCTGGGATCCGGGCACGATCCCGGTCAAAAAAGGACAGCCAGTCGAACTGCGCATCACCGGCGTCAACGGCCAGTCGCATCCCTTTACGATCGAAGGACTCGGCGTCAAGGCTACCGTAACGAAAGGAAAAACGACAGTTGTCCGCTTTACGCCCAAGGAAGCCGGCACCTATGCCATCGTCTGCGAGACGCATAGCGATCCGAAGGACGGCGTCCCGATGGTCGGCTATCTCGTCGTTCAATAA
- a CDS encoding dehydrogenase, whose amino-acid sequence MKNDLGKHAGSLPTARVIRRACGNELYRTVKRLKAYVPDAKVKEAEELYVRRVMLNLLWIHEHRSDRKKLADWWEAEVSSDIASLWEIDQDRLVRAFRDAFGG is encoded by the coding sequence ATGAAAAACGACTTGGGCAAGCACGCCGGCTCACTGCCTACCGCCAGGGTCATCAGGCGCGCGTGCGGCAACGAATTGTACCGGACCGTCAAGCGGCTCAAGGCATACGTGCCCGACGCCAAAGTGAAGGAAGCGGAGGAACTGTACGTCCGCCGCGTCATGTTGAATCTGCTGTGGATTCACGAACACCGCAGCGACCGCAAAAAGCTGGCGGATTGGTGGGAAGCCGAAGTATCCTCCGATATCGCTAGCCTGTGGGAGATCGACCAAGACCGTCTCGTCCGGGCGTTCCGGGACGCGTTCGGCGGTTAA
- a CDS encoding DUF6483 family protein: protein MFDRDYFMRMINQMSVAFGALMGLKQQGKHEEALLLIDEFMSKELRMRARLALGLSDADLIAMFGGGGRSDAEAIGAIGAFLQEEGDILADMGREAESLQRLEKALRLIGYVLRTHGPVEGLDLERRMERLVDGPARLDGSAQTLRAAWEWQEHDGRYADAENSLYDLFDVGDAGTDEGLLFYERLQALGDEELGRGGLSRDELREGVRQWNNLTKESAS from the coding sequence ATGTTTGACCGCGATTATTTCATGCGCATGATCAATCAGATGTCCGTCGCCTTCGGTGCGCTGATGGGACTCAAGCAGCAAGGCAAGCACGAGGAAGCGCTGCTGTTGATCGACGAATTCATGAGCAAAGAATTGCGGATGCGGGCGAGGCTCGCGCTCGGACTGTCGGATGCGGATCTGATCGCGATGTTCGGCGGCGGGGGGCGCTCGGATGCCGAGGCGATCGGCGCGATCGGCGCCTTTTTGCAGGAGGAGGGCGACATCCTGGCCGACATGGGGCGCGAAGCGGAGAGCTTGCAGCGACTGGAAAAGGCACTGCGCCTGATCGGCTACGTGCTGCGCACGCACGGTCCGGTCGAAGGACTCGACCTGGAGCGGCGAATGGAGCGGCTTGTCGACGGACCGGCGCGCCTGGACGGCTCCGCGCAGACGCTGCGAGCCGCCTGGGAATGGCAGGAGCATGACGGCCGTTATGCGGATGCGGAAAACAGCTTGTACGATCTTTTCGACGTCGGCGATGCCGGCACGGATGAAGGATTGCTTTTCTATGAGCGGCTTCAGGCGTTGGGCGACGAGGAGCTTGGGCGCGGCGGTCTTTCGCGCGACGAGCTGCGCGAAGGCGTCCGTCAATGGAACAATCTGACGAAGGAGTCGGCTTCATGA
- a CDS encoding MBL fold metallo-hydrolase, whose product MLTFQAFPLGPLQTNAYVVVDATRTRAIVIDPGTADPALLRKVAGLQVEAILLTHAHFDHIGGVDELRTKWGCPVYLHPLEKDWLTDPAKNGSARWSDVTAPVKSGPPDHTLADGQKLQLIGETFEVRHTPGHSPGSVSFVCGDLVFAGDALFRRSVGRTDLPGGHQDTLAKSIRGKLYTLPDDTLVLPGHGPETTIGEEKQENPYVSA is encoded by the coding sequence ATGCTGACTTTTCAAGCCTTTCCGCTCGGTCCGCTTCAGACCAACGCTTACGTTGTCGTCGACGCGACGCGGACGCGGGCGATCGTGATCGACCCGGGTACCGCCGATCCGGCGCTCCTGCGCAAGGTCGCGGGCCTTCAAGTCGAAGCGATTTTGCTCACGCATGCGCACTTCGACCATATCGGCGGCGTGGACGAGCTTCGTACGAAGTGGGGCTGCCCCGTTTATCTTCATCCGCTGGAGAAGGATTGGCTGACCGATCCGGCCAAGAACGGCTCCGCCCGCTGGAGCGACGTGACGGCGCCGGTCAAGAGCGGTCCTCCCGATCATACGCTTGCGGACGGGCAGAAGCTGCAGTTGATCGGCGAAACGTTCGAGGTGCGCCATACGCCAGGACATTCGCCGGGCAGCGTCAGCTTTGTGTGCGGGGATCTGGTGTTCGCCGGCGACGCGCTGTTTCGCCGCTCCGTCGGACGCACCGATTTGCCCGGCGGCCATCAGGATACGCTCGCGAAGTCCATTCGCGGCAAGCTGTACACGCTCCCGGACGATACGCTCGTATTGCCCGGACACGGCCCCGAGACGACCATCGGAGAAGAAAAACAGGAAAATCCGTACGTTTCCGCGTAG